A genomic region of Glycine max cultivar Williams 82 chromosome 15, Glycine_max_v4.0, whole genome shotgun sequence contains the following coding sequences:
- the LOC100780338 gene encoding uncharacterized protein isoform X6 → MPGSIMVSVLEFIDLPLSSSTSIRASLGKIEYQVNDKGNLSFPLTSLRDDLIFKIQDAEGNEISRTGVQIKLILEKGVLEDNFPLGGGHLRLKLQFILSDEERDRIRSLRQSALKKKHELLSSGRRAEESDSRTMIGDAALPFRRNDEVSESPKKQPQQEAQLQDPAGSGDGKESDTRNVVGAQLDQKKQLIKPNQYRESSSTIPVSQAVTLTRSPQKEKKEALTSNLIQPNLEQGGIQYSEKRTSLGRIPSNVKKMISAFEGGLAQQDKRPQIKPPPTKQQESSIERRDSSKTQLLEQDKSKNTEPADLHERVKRASLNEANAGTGTEEGEYEKIRETKESKPKTSDNNGDENSGGPFNQVVKVAIIIGFGLLVLLTRQRKRSNGEGQKDVFNFLNLPE, encoded by the exons ATGCCAGGATCCATCATGGTTTCAG TACTGGAATTCATCGATCTTCCATTATCTTCATCAACATCCATAAGGG CTTCCTTGGGGAAAATAGAGTACCAAGTGAATGACAAGGGAAACTTATCCTT CCCCTTAACTAGCCTCCGTGATGATTTGATCTTCAAAATTCAGGATGCTGAGGGGAATGAAATATCACGTACAG GTGTTCAAATAAAGTTGATATTGGAGAAAGGTGTTTTGGAAGACAACTTTCCCCTTGGGGGTGGCCATCTGCGTTTGAAGTTGCAATTCATCCTTAGCGATGAAGAGCGCGACAGAATTCGTTCATTG AGACAATCtgcattaaagaaaaaacatgagCTTCTTAGTAGCGGTAGAAGAGCTGAAGAAAGTGATAGTAGAACCATGATTGGCGATGCTGCATTACCCTTCCGCAGAAATGATGAGGTCTCAG AATCACCAAAGAAACAACCTCAACAAGAAGCCCAATTGCAAGATCCTGCTGGTTCTGGCGATGGCAAAGAATCTGATACTAGAAATGTAGTTGGGGCTCAGCTTGACCAGAAAAAACAGCTAATTAAACCCA ATCAATATAGGGAGTCCTCATCCACAATACCTGTGTCACAAGCAGTTACTCTCACTCGATCACCACAGAAGG AAAAAAAGGAAGCCCTGACAAGTAATCTGATACAACCTAATCTAGAGCAAGGTGGTATACAGTATTCTGAGAAGAGGACCTCACTGGGGAGAATTCCCAGTAAtgtgaagaaaatgataagtgCCTTTGAAGGTGGATTGGCTCAG CAGGATAAGAGACCTCAGATTAAACCACCTCCAACAAAACAACAAGAAAGTTCAATTGAAAGAAGAGATTCTTCCAAGACTCAGCTTTTGGAGCAAGATAAGTCAAAGAACACAGAACCAGCAGACTTGCATGAAAGGGTGAAAAGAGCCTCCCTG AATGAAGCAAATGCTGGAACTGGAACTGAGGAGGGCGAGTATGAAAAGATACGGGAAACTAAAGAATCAAAGCCCAAGACTTCTGATAATAATGGAGATGAAAATTCTGGAGGACCATTTAATCAG GTAGTAAAAGTTGCAATCATTATAGGATTTGGATTACTTGTTCTCCTAAccagacaaagaaaaagaag TAATGGCGAGGGGCAAAAGGATGTATTTAACTTTCTGAATTTACCAGAATGA
- the LOC100780338 gene encoding uncharacterized protein isoform X1, which translates to MPGSIMVSVLEFIDLPLSSSTSIRASLGKIEYQVNDKGNLSFPLTSLRDDLIFKIQDAEGNEISRTGVQIKLILEKGVLEDNFPLGGGHLRLKLQFILSDEERDRIRSLRQSALKKKHELLSSGRRAEESDSRTMIGDAALPFRRNDEVSESPKKQPQQEAQLQDPAGSGDGKESDTRNVVGAQLDQKKQLIKPNQYRESSSTIPVSQAVTLTRSPQKGKEPFYQSPNLNRSSSEKHPQRDIGSEEIAILFGSEKKEALTSNLIQPNLEQGGIQYSEKRTSLGRIPSNVKKMISAFEGGLAQQDKRPQIKPPPTKQQESSIERRDSSKTQLLEQDKSKNTEPADLHERVKRASLNEANAGTGTEEGEYEKIRETKESKPKTSDNNGDENSGGPFNQVVKVAIIIGFGLLVLLTRQRKRSNGEGQKDVFNFLNLPE; encoded by the exons ATGCCAGGATCCATCATGGTTTCAG TACTGGAATTCATCGATCTTCCATTATCTTCATCAACATCCATAAGGG CTTCCTTGGGGAAAATAGAGTACCAAGTGAATGACAAGGGAAACTTATCCTT CCCCTTAACTAGCCTCCGTGATGATTTGATCTTCAAAATTCAGGATGCTGAGGGGAATGAAATATCACGTACAG GTGTTCAAATAAAGTTGATATTGGAGAAAGGTGTTTTGGAAGACAACTTTCCCCTTGGGGGTGGCCATCTGCGTTTGAAGTTGCAATTCATCCTTAGCGATGAAGAGCGCGACAGAATTCGTTCATTG AGACAATCtgcattaaagaaaaaacatgagCTTCTTAGTAGCGGTAGAAGAGCTGAAGAAAGTGATAGTAGAACCATGATTGGCGATGCTGCATTACCCTTCCGCAGAAATGATGAGGTCTCAG AATCACCAAAGAAACAACCTCAACAAGAAGCCCAATTGCAAGATCCTGCTGGTTCTGGCGATGGCAAAGAATCTGATACTAGAAATGTAGTTGGGGCTCAGCTTGACCAGAAAAAACAGCTAATTAAACCCA ATCAATATAGGGAGTCCTCATCCACAATACCTGTGTCACAAGCAGTTACTCTCACTCGATCACCACAGAAGGGTAAGGAGCCTTTCTATCAGTCACCAAATCTCAATCGATCGTCATCTGAGAAACATCCTCAGAGGGATATTGGTTCAGAAGAAATTGCAATTTTGTTTGGCTCAGAAAAAAAGGAAGCCCTGACAAGTAATCTGATACAACCTAATCTAGAGCAAGGTGGTATACAGTATTCTGAGAAGAGGACCTCACTGGGGAGAATTCCCAGTAAtgtgaagaaaatgataagtgCCTTTGAAGGTGGATTGGCTCAG CAGGATAAGAGACCTCAGATTAAACCACCTCCAACAAAACAACAAGAAAGTTCAATTGAAAGAAGAGATTCTTCCAAGACTCAGCTTTTGGAGCAAGATAAGTCAAAGAACACAGAACCAGCAGACTTGCATGAAAGGGTGAAAAGAGCCTCCCTG AATGAAGCAAATGCTGGAACTGGAACTGAGGAGGGCGAGTATGAAAAGATACGGGAAACTAAAGAATCAAAGCCCAAGACTTCTGATAATAATGGAGATGAAAATTCTGGAGGACCATTTAATCAG GTAGTAAAAGTTGCAATCATTATAGGATTTGGATTACTTGTTCTCCTAAccagacaaagaaaaagaag TAATGGCGAGGGGCAAAAGGATGTATTTAACTTTCTGAATTTACCAGAATGA
- the LOC100780338 gene encoding uncharacterized protein isoform X2, which translates to MPGSIMVSVLEFIDLPLSSSTSIRASLGKIEYQVNDKGNLSFPLTSLRDDLIFKIQDAEGNEISRTGVQIKLILEKGVLEDNFPLGGGHLRLKLQFILSDEERDRIRSLRQSALKKKHELLSSGRRAEESDSRTMIGDAALPFRRNDEVSESPKKQPQQEAQLQDPAGSGDGKESDTRNVVGAQLDQKKQLIKPNQYRESSSTIPVSQAVTLTRSPQKGKEPFYQSPNLNRSSSEKHPQRDIGSEEIAILFGSEKKEALTSNLIQPNLEQGGIQYSEKRTSLGRIPSNVKKMISAFEGGLAQDKRPQIKPPPTKQQESSIERRDSSKTQLLEQDKSKNTEPADLHERVKRASLNEANAGTGTEEGEYEKIRETKESKPKTSDNNGDENSGGPFNQVVKVAIIIGFGLLVLLTRQRKRSNGEGQKDVFNFLNLPE; encoded by the exons ATGCCAGGATCCATCATGGTTTCAG TACTGGAATTCATCGATCTTCCATTATCTTCATCAACATCCATAAGGG CTTCCTTGGGGAAAATAGAGTACCAAGTGAATGACAAGGGAAACTTATCCTT CCCCTTAACTAGCCTCCGTGATGATTTGATCTTCAAAATTCAGGATGCTGAGGGGAATGAAATATCACGTACAG GTGTTCAAATAAAGTTGATATTGGAGAAAGGTGTTTTGGAAGACAACTTTCCCCTTGGGGGTGGCCATCTGCGTTTGAAGTTGCAATTCATCCTTAGCGATGAAGAGCGCGACAGAATTCGTTCATTG AGACAATCtgcattaaagaaaaaacatgagCTTCTTAGTAGCGGTAGAAGAGCTGAAGAAAGTGATAGTAGAACCATGATTGGCGATGCTGCATTACCCTTCCGCAGAAATGATGAGGTCTCAG AATCACCAAAGAAACAACCTCAACAAGAAGCCCAATTGCAAGATCCTGCTGGTTCTGGCGATGGCAAAGAATCTGATACTAGAAATGTAGTTGGGGCTCAGCTTGACCAGAAAAAACAGCTAATTAAACCCA ATCAATATAGGGAGTCCTCATCCACAATACCTGTGTCACAAGCAGTTACTCTCACTCGATCACCACAGAAGGGTAAGGAGCCTTTCTATCAGTCACCAAATCTCAATCGATCGTCATCTGAGAAACATCCTCAGAGGGATATTGGTTCAGAAGAAATTGCAATTTTGTTTGGCTCAGAAAAAAAGGAAGCCCTGACAAGTAATCTGATACAACCTAATCTAGAGCAAGGTGGTATACAGTATTCTGAGAAGAGGACCTCACTGGGGAGAATTCCCAGTAAtgtgaagaaaatgataagtgCCTTTGAAGGTGGATTGGCTCAG GATAAGAGACCTCAGATTAAACCACCTCCAACAAAACAACAAGAAAGTTCAATTGAAAGAAGAGATTCTTCCAAGACTCAGCTTTTGGAGCAAGATAAGTCAAAGAACACAGAACCAGCAGACTTGCATGAAAGGGTGAAAAGAGCCTCCCTG AATGAAGCAAATGCTGGAACTGGAACTGAGGAGGGCGAGTATGAAAAGATACGGGAAACTAAAGAATCAAAGCCCAAGACTTCTGATAATAATGGAGATGAAAATTCTGGAGGACCATTTAATCAG GTAGTAAAAGTTGCAATCATTATAGGATTTGGATTACTTGTTCTCCTAAccagacaaagaaaaagaag TAATGGCGAGGGGCAAAAGGATGTATTTAACTTTCTGAATTTACCAGAATGA
- the LOC100780338 gene encoding uncharacterized protein isoform X3, with amino-acid sequence MPGSIMVSVLEFIDLPLSSSTSIRASLGKIEYQVNDKGNLSFPLTSLRDDLIFKIQDAEGNEISRTGVQIKLILEKGVLEDNFPLGGGHLRLKLQFILSDEERDRIRSLRQSALKKKHELLSSGRRAEESDSRTMIGDAALPFRRNDEVSESPKKQPQQEAQLQDPAGSGDGKESDTRNVVGAQLDQKKQLIKPNQYRESSSTIPVSQAVTLTRSPQKGKEPFYQSPNLNRSSSEKHPQRDIGSEEIAILFGSEKKEALTSNLIQPNLEQGGIQYSEKRTSLGRIPSNVKKMISAFEGGLAQQDKRPQIKPPPTKQQESSIERRDSSKTQLLEQDKSKNTEPADLHERVKRASLNEANAGTGTEEGEYEKIRETKESKPKTSDNNGDENSGGPFNQVVKVAIIIGFGLLVLLTRQRKRRMKKTA; translated from the exons ATGCCAGGATCCATCATGGTTTCAG TACTGGAATTCATCGATCTTCCATTATCTTCATCAACATCCATAAGGG CTTCCTTGGGGAAAATAGAGTACCAAGTGAATGACAAGGGAAACTTATCCTT CCCCTTAACTAGCCTCCGTGATGATTTGATCTTCAAAATTCAGGATGCTGAGGGGAATGAAATATCACGTACAG GTGTTCAAATAAAGTTGATATTGGAGAAAGGTGTTTTGGAAGACAACTTTCCCCTTGGGGGTGGCCATCTGCGTTTGAAGTTGCAATTCATCCTTAGCGATGAAGAGCGCGACAGAATTCGTTCATTG AGACAATCtgcattaaagaaaaaacatgagCTTCTTAGTAGCGGTAGAAGAGCTGAAGAAAGTGATAGTAGAACCATGATTGGCGATGCTGCATTACCCTTCCGCAGAAATGATGAGGTCTCAG AATCACCAAAGAAACAACCTCAACAAGAAGCCCAATTGCAAGATCCTGCTGGTTCTGGCGATGGCAAAGAATCTGATACTAGAAATGTAGTTGGGGCTCAGCTTGACCAGAAAAAACAGCTAATTAAACCCA ATCAATATAGGGAGTCCTCATCCACAATACCTGTGTCACAAGCAGTTACTCTCACTCGATCACCACAGAAGGGTAAGGAGCCTTTCTATCAGTCACCAAATCTCAATCGATCGTCATCTGAGAAACATCCTCAGAGGGATATTGGTTCAGAAGAAATTGCAATTTTGTTTGGCTCAGAAAAAAAGGAAGCCCTGACAAGTAATCTGATACAACCTAATCTAGAGCAAGGTGGTATACAGTATTCTGAGAAGAGGACCTCACTGGGGAGAATTCCCAGTAAtgtgaagaaaatgataagtgCCTTTGAAGGTGGATTGGCTCAG CAGGATAAGAGACCTCAGATTAAACCACCTCCAACAAAACAACAAGAAAGTTCAATTGAAAGAAGAGATTCTTCCAAGACTCAGCTTTTGGAGCAAGATAAGTCAAAGAACACAGAACCAGCAGACTTGCATGAAAGGGTGAAAAGAGCCTCCCTG AATGAAGCAAATGCTGGAACTGGAACTGAGGAGGGCGAGTATGAAAAGATACGGGAAACTAAAGAATCAAAGCCCAAGACTTCTGATAATAATGGAGATGAAAATTCTGGAGGACCATTTAATCAG GTAGTAAAAGTTGCAATCATTATAGGATTTGGATTACTTGTTCTCCTAAccagacaaagaaaaagaag AATGAAGAAGACTGCCTGA
- the LOC100780338 gene encoding uncharacterized protein isoform X4: MPGSIMVSVLEFIDLPLSSSTSIRASLGKIEYQVNDKGNLSFPLTSLRDDLIFKIQDAEGNEISRTGVQIKLILEKGVLEDNFPLGGGHLRLKLQFILSDEERDRIRSLRQSALKKKHELLSSGRRAEESDSRTMIGDAALPFRRNDEVSESPKKQPQQEAQLQDPAGSGDGKESDTRNVVGAQLDQKKQLIKPNQYRESSSTIPVSQAVTLTRSPQKGKEPFYQSPNLNRSSSEKHPQRDIGSEEIAILFGSEKKEALTSNLIQPNLEQGGIQYSEKRTSLGRIPSNVKKMISAFEGGLAQDKRPQIKPPPTKQQESSIERRDSSKTQLLEQDKSKNTEPADLHERVKRASLNEANAGTGTEEGEYEKIRETKESKPKTSDNNGDENSGGPFNQVVKVAIIIGFGLLVLLTRQRKRRMKKTA, translated from the exons ATGCCAGGATCCATCATGGTTTCAG TACTGGAATTCATCGATCTTCCATTATCTTCATCAACATCCATAAGGG CTTCCTTGGGGAAAATAGAGTACCAAGTGAATGACAAGGGAAACTTATCCTT CCCCTTAACTAGCCTCCGTGATGATTTGATCTTCAAAATTCAGGATGCTGAGGGGAATGAAATATCACGTACAG GTGTTCAAATAAAGTTGATATTGGAGAAAGGTGTTTTGGAAGACAACTTTCCCCTTGGGGGTGGCCATCTGCGTTTGAAGTTGCAATTCATCCTTAGCGATGAAGAGCGCGACAGAATTCGTTCATTG AGACAATCtgcattaaagaaaaaacatgagCTTCTTAGTAGCGGTAGAAGAGCTGAAGAAAGTGATAGTAGAACCATGATTGGCGATGCTGCATTACCCTTCCGCAGAAATGATGAGGTCTCAG AATCACCAAAGAAACAACCTCAACAAGAAGCCCAATTGCAAGATCCTGCTGGTTCTGGCGATGGCAAAGAATCTGATACTAGAAATGTAGTTGGGGCTCAGCTTGACCAGAAAAAACAGCTAATTAAACCCA ATCAATATAGGGAGTCCTCATCCACAATACCTGTGTCACAAGCAGTTACTCTCACTCGATCACCACAGAAGGGTAAGGAGCCTTTCTATCAGTCACCAAATCTCAATCGATCGTCATCTGAGAAACATCCTCAGAGGGATATTGGTTCAGAAGAAATTGCAATTTTGTTTGGCTCAGAAAAAAAGGAAGCCCTGACAAGTAATCTGATACAACCTAATCTAGAGCAAGGTGGTATACAGTATTCTGAGAAGAGGACCTCACTGGGGAGAATTCCCAGTAAtgtgaagaaaatgataagtgCCTTTGAAGGTGGATTGGCTCAG GATAAGAGACCTCAGATTAAACCACCTCCAACAAAACAACAAGAAAGTTCAATTGAAAGAAGAGATTCTTCCAAGACTCAGCTTTTGGAGCAAGATAAGTCAAAGAACACAGAACCAGCAGACTTGCATGAAAGGGTGAAAAGAGCCTCCCTG AATGAAGCAAATGCTGGAACTGGAACTGAGGAGGGCGAGTATGAAAAGATACGGGAAACTAAAGAATCAAAGCCCAAGACTTCTGATAATAATGGAGATGAAAATTCTGGAGGACCATTTAATCAG GTAGTAAAAGTTGCAATCATTATAGGATTTGGATTACTTGTTCTCCTAAccagacaaagaaaaagaag AATGAAGAAGACTGCCTGA
- the LOC100780875 gene encoding putative GATA transcription factor 22, which translates to MIPTYRYSVSSPMPIDLNEDHTHHLFSTNHQASCSSSSLSYSILFNPDQDQGGSCSDWKSKHLQSDEEAQKIVPSSGLSEKDENKSDLKLRVWKKEDKCENFQGEDNSTKWMPLKMRMMRRLMVSDQTGSDDTEGMISNSQKIKYEEKNSPLSPLGTDDSNYNSSSNHSNITVRVCSDCHTTKTPLWRSGPKGPKSLCNACGIRQRKVRRAIAAAATSNGTNPVEAEKSQVKKGNTLHSKGMKSKTEGAQQMKKNRKLGARYRKRFGAFEDLTVRLSKNFALQQVFPQDEKEAAILLMALSYGLLHGFPTDRYIT; encoded by the exons ATGATACCAACTTATCGTTACTCAGTGTCTTCACCTATGCCTATAGATCTTAATGAAGATCACACCCACCACCTCTTCAGTACAAATCATCAAGCCTCTTGTTCATCTTCTTCGCTATCTTATTCTATTCTCTTCAACCCGGATCAAGATCAGGGAGGATCTTGTAGCGACTGGAAATCCAAGCATTTgcaaagtgatgaagag GCCCAGAAGATTGTTCCTTCTAGTGGATTATCCGAAAAGGatgaaaacaaaagtgatctCAAGCTGAGGGtttggaagaaagaagataAGTGTGAAAATTTTCAAGGTGAAGATAATTCAACCAAGTGGATGCCTTTAAAGATGAGAATGATGCGGAGGCTGATGGTGTCAGATCAAACGGGTTCTGATGATACAGAAGGCATGATCTCTAACTCTCAGAAGATCAAGTATGAAGAGAAAAACTCACCACTGTCCCCTCTAGGAACTGATGATAGTAACTACAATTCttcttcaaaccacagcaaTATCACTGTTAGGGTTTGTTCTGATTGCCACACCACTAAGACCCCTCTCTGGAGAAGTGGACCAAAAGGTCCAAAG TCACTTTGCAATGCTTGTGGAATTCGACAAAGGAAGGTACGACGTGCCATTGCCGCCGCTGCAACGTCAAACGGAACAAATCCGGTGGAGGCTGAGAAATCTCAAGTGAAGAAGGGAAACACGTTGCATAGCAAAGGGATGAAGTCCAAAACTGAGGGTGCACAACAGATGAAAAAGAATCGTAAACTCGGAGCCAGGTATAGAAAGAGGTTTGGTGCTTTTGAGGATTTGACAGTGAGATTGAGTAAGAACTTCGCTCTCCAGCAAGTTTTCCCTCAGGATGAGAAGGaggctgcaatcttgctcatgGCTTTATCTTATGGCCTTCTTCATGGCTTTCCCACGGATCGTTATATCACTTAG
- the LOC100780338 gene encoding uncharacterized protein isoform X5 produces MHAASLGKIEYQVNDKGNLSFPLTSLRDDLIFKIQDAEGNEISRTGVQIKLILEKGVLEDNFPLGGGHLRLKLQFILSDEERDRIRSLRQSALKKKHELLSSGRRAEESDSRTMIGDAALPFRRNDEVSESPKKQPQQEAQLQDPAGSGDGKESDTRNVVGAQLDQKKQLIKPNQYRESSSTIPVSQAVTLTRSPQKGKEPFYQSPNLNRSSSEKHPQRDIGSEEIAILFGSEKKEALTSNLIQPNLEQGGIQYSEKRTSLGRIPSNVKKMISAFEGGLAQQDKRPQIKPPPTKQQESSIERRDSSKTQLLEQDKSKNTEPADLHERVKRASLNEANAGTGTEEGEYEKIRETKESKPKTSDNNGDENSGGPFNQVVKVAIIIGFGLLVLLTRQRKRSNGEGQKDVFNFLNLPE; encoded by the exons ATGCATGCAGCTTCCTTGGGGAAAATAGAGTACCAAGTGAATGACAAGGGAAACTTATCCTT CCCCTTAACTAGCCTCCGTGATGATTTGATCTTCAAAATTCAGGATGCTGAGGGGAATGAAATATCACGTACAG GTGTTCAAATAAAGTTGATATTGGAGAAAGGTGTTTTGGAAGACAACTTTCCCCTTGGGGGTGGCCATCTGCGTTTGAAGTTGCAATTCATCCTTAGCGATGAAGAGCGCGACAGAATTCGTTCATTG AGACAATCtgcattaaagaaaaaacatgagCTTCTTAGTAGCGGTAGAAGAGCTGAAGAAAGTGATAGTAGAACCATGATTGGCGATGCTGCATTACCCTTCCGCAGAAATGATGAGGTCTCAG AATCACCAAAGAAACAACCTCAACAAGAAGCCCAATTGCAAGATCCTGCTGGTTCTGGCGATGGCAAAGAATCTGATACTAGAAATGTAGTTGGGGCTCAGCTTGACCAGAAAAAACAGCTAATTAAACCCA ATCAATATAGGGAGTCCTCATCCACAATACCTGTGTCACAAGCAGTTACTCTCACTCGATCACCACAGAAGGGTAAGGAGCCTTTCTATCAGTCACCAAATCTCAATCGATCGTCATCTGAGAAACATCCTCAGAGGGATATTGGTTCAGAAGAAATTGCAATTTTGTTTGGCTCAGAAAAAAAGGAAGCCCTGACAAGTAATCTGATACAACCTAATCTAGAGCAAGGTGGTATACAGTATTCTGAGAAGAGGACCTCACTGGGGAGAATTCCCAGTAAtgtgaagaaaatgataagtgCCTTTGAAGGTGGATTGGCTCAG CAGGATAAGAGACCTCAGATTAAACCACCTCCAACAAAACAACAAGAAAGTTCAATTGAAAGAAGAGATTCTTCCAAGACTCAGCTTTTGGAGCAAGATAAGTCAAAGAACACAGAACCAGCAGACTTGCATGAAAGGGTGAAAAGAGCCTCCCTG AATGAAGCAAATGCTGGAACTGGAACTGAGGAGGGCGAGTATGAAAAGATACGGGAAACTAAAGAATCAAAGCCCAAGACTTCTGATAATAATGGAGATGAAAATTCTGGAGGACCATTTAATCAG GTAGTAAAAGTTGCAATCATTATAGGATTTGGATTACTTGTTCTCCTAAccagacaaagaaaaagaag TAATGGCGAGGGGCAAAAGGATGTATTTAACTTTCTGAATTTACCAGAATGA